From the genome of Uranotaenia lowii strain MFRU-FL chromosome 1, ASM2978415v1, whole genome shotgun sequence, one region includes:
- the LOC129742666 gene encoding E3 ubiquitin-protein ligase Ubr3-like: MTYLQANFCNSMVDMDLFFLQICATQLPANAFISDCIAIFGVSEWLGMGVLSAPQEMEQDSMLEGLLTFLATLITSRVNLGNDETTQCIIEIGALLATGDKTHSQLLELMPERSLNAHTRNFEKFLKELSVYRSPPVGSENLEQGLFMPLGEVWEKYYDPLHVLLRAVHRRDFQNSMDRFSGYVKSVSKMPKSGSLWPPFRLPSSCGKFYSDPKSILTSRVLHAMLLAIFYRAVHTHSASEHMLALAVFLLEMAVSNCETNRDSGTELESGSGRRTSLESRESIPELLNCYPSNCLVDNLKMTISKISLLPGEPQVSPAAYHQGQDPETPTFDSDVEWELSESETLPMLVGSVHNEYGQHLGNSGNEVAIPQDLSVVRGNSLARRVDDDDDEDMAEDGIQSLPPITQRQALTLPEYHNNNNNNESSGDIAMSGSHRSLSLPGPPSPGSGTVTIPRVTSEIYNESSMELVIRHDFSMGPTGNHLHNHQNSMAVSETSRTITPDTTMFSSPVPASAGLMLPFNRVQPVTVPTRPSLPAPVNSTTTVANMAPNAAATLSGGGSLAGAQLMHQIPMAHGGSGSGGSGAGAGAASRQRHKRRNIEGPEGANHSHEPHTVVIEESILSLLLKLHSQLSGALDSFSLEDDTSDEEEEDEGMDQDGDCSTSQQQQRIKVSESRIGDGPYFIGNLLRRIARLDGTCARRINEIRHTLWPNQRERQAEQKAREAKEREERSKRAKERQKKLMEEFASRQKAFMEQAAASNMDCFEGDEDEEEEMIEMAREKEYDCIICNTTGPSTESNPMGLVVLVESSSIVGHRRKEADRCPLPLNDEDKSRLEKNIKMATEFNKRVEQLQWKFGTSSWFLSHNIGWEGGVHVQSCGHHVHLTCQDSYLKSLHTSTRPQNLNVERGEFFCPVCRQLANSVLPLSPALDRPTPLIRAPPPPYAS, from the coding sequence ATGACCTACCTGCAGGCCAACTTCTGCAACTCGATGGTCGACATGGATCTGTTCTTCCTGCAGATCTGCGCCACCCAGCTACCGGCCAATGCCTTCATCAGCGATTGTATTGCGATTTTCGGCGTTTCGGAGTGGTTGGGGATGGGGGTGTTGAGTGCTCCTCAGGAGATGGAGCAGGATTCGATGCTGGAGGGGTTGTTAACGTTTTTGGCGACGCTGATCACATCGAGGGTGAATCTGGGCAATGATGAGACGACGCAGTGTATCATTGAGATTGGGGCGCTGTTGGCGACGGGGGACAAGACCCACAGTCAGTTGCTAGAACTGATGCCGGAGCGAAGTTTGAATGCACATACGAGAAATTTCGAGAAGTTTTTGAAGGAGCTGTCGGTGTACAGGTCACCTCCAGTGGGGTCCGAGAACTTGGAACAGGGACTGTTTATGCCGCTGGGGGAGGTGTGGGAGAAGTATTACGATCCGTTGCATGTGCTGCTGAGGGCGGTTCATCGACGGGATTTCCAGAACTCGATGGATCGGTTTAGCGGGTATGTGAAGAGTGTGAGTAAAATGCCGAAAAGTGGTAGCTTGTGGCCGCCGTTCCGTTTGCCCAGTTCGTGTGGAAAGTTTTACAGCGATCCGAAGAGTATTTTGACGTCCAGGGTTTTGCATGCCATGCTGTTGGCGATATTTTATCGAGCTGTTCATACGCATAGCGCATCAGAGCATATGCTGGCGTTGGCGGTGTTTTTGCTGGAGATGGCTGTGAGTAATTGTGAGACAAATAGGGACAGTGGGACGGAGCTGGAATCAGGCAGTGGGCGGCGGACTTCTCTGGAAAGCAGGGAATCGATCCCGGAGCTGTTGAACTGCTATCCTAGCAATTGTCTAGTAGATAACTTGAAGATGACTATTAGTAAGATTTCGTTGCTGCCGGGAGAGCCGCAGGTTAGTCCGGCAGCCTATCATCAGGGACAAGATCCGGAAACTCCGACGTTCGACAGTGACGTTGAATGGGAACTTTCCGAGAGTGAAACGCTGCCAATGTTGGTGGGCAGTGTGCACAATGAGTACGGGCAACATTTGGGCAACAGTGGAAACGAGGTTGCGATTCCACAGGATTTGTCAGTTGTGAGGGGGAATTCTCTTGCAAGACGGGTagatgatgacgatgacgaaGACATGGCGGAGGATGGCATTCAGTCACTTCCGCCTATTACTCAACGACAGGCACTGACGTTGCCGGAGTAtcataacaataacaataataacgAGAGCAGCGGTGACATAGCGATGAGTGGAAGCCACAGATCACTTTCACTACCAGGGCCACCTTCCCCCGGATCGGGGACGGTAACGATTCCTCGGGTAACTAGTGAAATTTACAACGAAAGTAGTATGGAGTTAGTAATTAGGCATGATTTCTCGATGGGTCCGACCGGAAACCATCTGCATAATCACCAGAATTCAATGGCTGTGAGTGAAACGAGCAGAACCATTACCCCCGATACGACGATGTTTTCCTCGCCGGTGCCAGCCAGTGCTGGCCTAATGCTTCCGTTCAATCGTGTTCAACCGGTTACAGTTCCTACCCGTCCTTCGTTGCCTGCTCCGGTCAATTCTACGACGACTGTGGCCAATATGGCACCGAATGCTGCAGCCACTCTTTCCGGCGGAGGCTCGTTGGCCGGCGCACAGTTGATGCATCAGATTCCAATGGCTCACGGAGGCAGCGGATCTGGTGGCAGTGGTGCAGGAGCAGGTGCTGCGAGTCGCCAGAGACACAAACGGCGGAACATCGAAGGACCGGAGGGTGCGAATCATAGCCATGAACCCCACACGGTGGTCATCGAGGAGAGCATATTGTCGCTGCTGTTGAAACTTCACTCGCAGCTTAGCGGTGCTCTGGATAGTTTTTCTCTGGAGGATGACACTAGCGATGAGGAGGAGGAGGATGAGGGAATGGATCAGGATGGAGATTGTTCTACtagtcagcagcagcagcgtatCAAGGTGTCCGAATCGCGAATCGGTGATGGGCCATACTTTATTGGGAACCTGTTGAGAAGGATAGCTCGCTTGGATGGGACTTGTGCGCGGAGGATTAACGAAATTCGACACACCCTGTGGCCAAACCAAAGAGAACGTCAAGCGGAACAAAAAGCGCGTGAGGCTAAGGAACGGGAGGAGCGAAGCAAGCGGGCCAAGGAGCGGCAGAAAAAACTGATGGAAGAGTTTGCTAGTCGACAGAAGGCATTTATGGAGCAGGCCGCAGCTTCCAATATGGACTGTTTTGAAGGCGATGAAGATGAGGAGGAAGAGATGATCGAAATGGCTCGCGAAAAAGAGTACGACTGTATCATTTGTAATACAACTGGTCCCAGTACGGAGTCCAATCCGATGGGACTGGTCGTTTTGGTCGAGTCCAGTAGCATTGTGGGGCATAGACGGAAGGAAGCCGATAGGTGTCCATTGCCGCTGAACGACGAGGACAAATCTCGATTGGAGAAGAATATCAAAATGGCTACGGAGTTCAACAAGCGAGTCGAACAGCTGCAGTGGAAGTTTGGGACTTCCTCCTGGTTCCTATCCCATAACATTGGCTGGGAAGGTGGTGTCCACGTGCAATCGTGTGGGCATCATGTACATCTAACGTGTCAGGATTCCTATCTCAAATCGTTGCATACATCAACTCGACCTCAAAACCTCAACGTGGAACGAGGCGAATTCTTCTGTCCGGTGTGTAGGCAGTTGGCCAATTCCGTGCTTCCACTGAGTCCTGCATTGGATCGGCCAACGCCACTGATCCGTGCTCCCCCGCCACCATACGCATCT